In Neorhizobium sp. NCHU2750, a single genomic region encodes these proteins:
- a CDS encoding aldo/keto reductase family oxidoreductase, with protein MSDTSKIDLNKSGTFKMGSHTVKRIGYGAMQLAGPGVFGPPKDRAAAVAVLRAAIEAGVDHIDTSDFYGPHVTNEIIREALHPYPGDLTIVTKVSAKRGPNAEWIPAMSKEELTAAVHDNLRNLGLDVIDIVNFRSMLDVHGPAEGPIEEQVTVLADLQRQGLIRHIGLSNVTPTQIAEARKITEIVCVQNQYNLAHRGDDAFIDQLAKEGTAYVPFFPLGGFSPLQSSALSDVAARLDATPMQVALAWLLQRSPNILLIPGTSSVTHLKENLAAGELKLPADALAELDGIAGSKAA; from the coding sequence ATGTCCGACACCAGCAAAATCGACCTCAACAAATCCGGCACGTTCAAGATGGGCAGCCATACCGTGAAGCGCATCGGCTACGGCGCCATGCAGCTTGCTGGCCCGGGCGTCTTCGGCCCGCCGAAGGATCGCGCTGCCGCCGTCGCCGTCCTGCGTGCCGCCATCGAAGCCGGCGTCGACCATATCGACACCAGCGATTTCTACGGCCCGCACGTGACCAACGAGATCATCCGCGAGGCACTGCATCCCTATCCGGGCGATCTCACCATCGTCACCAAGGTCTCGGCAAAGCGCGGCCCGAATGCAGAATGGATCCCGGCCATGTCGAAGGAGGAACTGACCGCGGCCGTCCACGACAACCTGCGCAATCTCGGCCTCGACGTCATCGATATCGTCAACTTCCGCTCGATGCTGGATGTCCATGGGCCGGCGGAAGGACCGATCGAGGAACAGGTGACGGTACTGGCCGACCTTCAGCGCCAGGGCCTCATCCGCCATATCGGCCTCTCCAACGTCACGCCGACCCAGATTGCCGAGGCCCGCAAGATCACCGAGATCGTCTGCGTCCAGAACCAGTACAATCTTGCCCATCGCGGCGATGACGCCTTCATCGACCAACTGGCAAAGGAAGGCACCGCATACGTGCCCTTCTTCCCGCTCGGCGGTTTCTCGCCGCTGCAGTCCTCCGCACTTTCGGATGTCGCAGCCCGCCTCGACGCCACGCCGATGCAGGTGGCGCTTGCCTGGCTCCTGCAGCGTTCGCCGAACATCCTGCTCATCCCCGGCACGTCTTCCGTGACGCACCTCAAGGAAAACCTGGCGGCCGGCGAACTGAAACTGCCCGCCGATGCGCTGGCCGAACTGGATGGCATCGCAGGCAGCAAGGCCGCGTAA
- a CDS encoding TetR/AcrR family transcriptional regulator, whose translation MTSKGLKKVLAEDAPHEGQRTHGRFAAGEDPAKREQILEGAKRVFMRLGFDAASMNDITREAGVSKGTIYVYFTDKEDLFVAMVEAEREAFLSSLRMVLANNEDIETGLYQFGVTFLEHLTDENVMTAMRTVLGVRERMPALCSRFFRGPQNLRTVLHDYLERGVAAGTLDIDDLDLASGQYLDLASGSFFKYRLFGTMQNAPSREEIDRVIRGAIRVFMAAYGPHNRSLIAKAV comes from the coding sequence ATGACGTCGAAAGGGTTAAAGAAGGTCTTGGCTGAGGATGCTCCTCACGAAGGTCAGCGAACGCATGGCCGCTTCGCAGCCGGCGAAGACCCGGCGAAGCGAGAGCAGATTCTCGAGGGCGCCAAGCGTGTGTTCATGCGGTTGGGGTTCGATGCCGCCAGCATGAATGACATCACCCGGGAAGCCGGCGTCTCCAAGGGAACCATCTACGTCTATTTCACAGACAAGGAAGATCTCTTCGTTGCCATGGTGGAAGCCGAGCGCGAGGCTTTCCTCAGTTCGCTGCGCATGGTCCTTGCCAATAACGAGGATATCGAGACCGGCCTCTACCAGTTCGGCGTGACCTTCCTCGAACACCTGACCGATGAAAACGTGATGACGGCCATGCGCACCGTCCTTGGCGTGCGCGAACGTATGCCGGCCCTCTGTTCACGCTTCTTCCGCGGCCCCCAGAACCTGCGCACGGTCCTGCATGATTATCTGGAGCGTGGTGTCGCGGCAGGAACACTCGACATCGACGACCTTGATCTCGCCTCCGGACAGTATCTCGATTTGGCCAGCGGCAGCTTTTTCAAGTACCGCCTGTTCGGCACCATGCAGAATGCGCCGTCCCGTGAGGAGATCGACCGAGTGATCCGCGGCGCCATTCGGGTTTTCATGGCAGCCTACGGCCCTCATAACAGATCCTTGATCGCCAAAGCCGTTTGA
- a CDS encoding TerC family protein — protein sequence MDIAALLADPTAWVALVTLVVMEVVLGIDNLIFISILTNKLPPEHRERARKIGIGLALIMRLGLLGTIAWIVQLTNPLFEAFGHPFSWKDLILIAGGLFLLYKATKEIHHNVDPDDHKEDMVGAGTQVVKMSFASAIGQILVLDLVFSIDSIITAVGMTPHLPIMIVAVVAAVTVMLLAATPLANFIERNPTIVMLALGFLLMIGATLIAEGFGVHVPKGYIYAAMAFSALVEILNMVARNARKRKKDGGKTLH from the coding sequence ATGGACATTGCAGCGCTCTTAGCAGACCCGACGGCCTGGGTGGCGCTCGTTACGCTTGTAGTCATGGAAGTCGTTCTCGGCATCGACAACCTGATCTTCATCTCCATCCTGACCAACAAGCTGCCGCCCGAACATCGTGAAAGGGCGCGCAAGATCGGTATCGGCCTCGCGCTCATCATGCGCCTCGGCCTGCTCGGCACGATCGCCTGGATCGTCCAGCTCACCAATCCGCTCTTCGAGGCCTTTGGTCACCCCTTCTCGTGGAAGGACCTTATCCTCATCGCCGGTGGTCTTTTCCTTCTCTACAAGGCAACCAAGGAAATTCATCACAATGTCGATCCCGACGACCACAAGGAAGACATGGTCGGTGCCGGCACCCAGGTGGTGAAGATGAGCTTTGCCTCGGCGATCGGCCAGATCCTCGTACTCGATCTTGTCTTCTCGATCGACAGCATCATCACCGCCGTCGGCATGACACCGCATCTGCCGATCATGATCGTCGCCGTCGTGGCCGCCGTCACCGTCATGCTGCTGGCTGCGACGCCGCTCGCCAATTTCATCGAGCGCAACCCGACCATCGTCATGCTGGCGCTCGGCTTCCTGCTGATGATCGGCGCGACCCTGATCGCCGAAGGTTTCGGCGTCCACGTACCGAAGGGCTATATCTACGCGGCGATGGCCTTCTCCGCCCTGGTCGAGATCCTCAACATGGTGGCGCGCAACGCCCGCAAGAGAAAAAAGGACGGCGGCAAGACCCTGCATTGA
- a CDS encoding glutathione peroxidase, protein MTDFMTVPVTLADGRQTSLSEYKGKVIMVVNVASKCGLTKQYEGLEKLYEDKGERGFVIAAFPANNFKGQEPGTDAEIVEFCQSTYDVKFPIFSKISVKGEDKHPLYKALTGSGVATTGDGPMKERLKGFGIEVADDGEIVWNFEKFLIGRDGKLVERFAPDVTAEDSRVVEAVDRELAKS, encoded by the coding sequence ATGACCGACTTCATGACTGTTCCCGTCACGCTGGCCGACGGGCGCCAGACCTCGCTGTCCGAATACAAGGGCAAGGTGATCATGGTGGTCAACGTCGCTTCCAAATGCGGCCTGACCAAGCAGTATGAAGGGCTGGAAAAGCTCTATGAGGACAAGGGCGAGCGCGGTTTCGTCATCGCTGCCTTCCCGGCCAACAACTTCAAGGGCCAGGAGCCCGGAACGGATGCCGAGATCGTCGAATTCTGCCAGTCGACCTATGACGTGAAGTTTCCGATCTTCTCCAAGATCTCGGTCAAGGGCGAGGACAAGCATCCGCTCTACAAGGCGCTGACCGGCTCCGGTGTCGCCACGACCGGCGATGGCCCGATGAAGGAGCGCCTGAAAGGCTTTGGCATCGAGGTCGCCGACGACGGCGAGATCGTCTGGAACTTCGAGAAGTTCCTGATCGGCCGCGACGGCAAGCTGGTCGAGCGTTTCGCCCCGGACGTGACCGCCGAAGACAGCCGTGTCGTAGAGGCGGTGGACCGGGAACTGGCGAAGAGCTGA
- the xylA gene encoding xylose isomerase, which translates to MSTGFFGDISKIKYEGPDSTNPLAYRFYNPDEIVAGKRMEDHLRFAIAYWHSFAWEGSDPFGGRTFDRPWYDGEMDKAKLKADVAFEMFSLLGAPFYCFHDADVRPEGKTFAESTKNLEEIVDYFAKKQEETGVKLLWGTANLFSNRRFMSGASTNPDPDVFAYSAATIKTCMDATMKLGGDNYVLWGGREGYETLLNTDLSREFEQMARMLHLVVEYKYKIGFKGTILVEPKPQEPTKHQYDYDVATVYGFLKKYGLENEVKMNIEQGHAILAGHTFEHELALANAHGIFGSIDMNRNDYQSGWDTDQFPNNVPEMALAYYQVLLAGGFKTGGTNFDSKLRRQSIDPADLLIGHIGGMDCCARGLKAAAKMVEDGALSKPLADRYAKWDSPEAQKMLRGELKLEEIAAKVERENINPEPKSGRQEYLENVVNRYV; encoded by the coding sequence ATGAGCACTGGCTTTTTCGGCGATATTTCCAAGATCAAATACGAGGGGCCGGACAGCACCAATCCGCTGGCCTACCGGTTCTACAACCCGGATGAGATCGTTGCGGGCAAAAGGATGGAAGACCATCTGCGGTTTGCCATCGCCTATTGGCATTCCTTCGCCTGGGAGGGCAGCGATCCCTTCGGCGGCCGCACCTTCGACCGGCCCTGGTATGACGGCGAGATGGACAAGGCCAAGCTGAAGGCGGATGTCGCCTTCGAGATGTTCTCGCTGCTCGGCGCGCCGTTCTACTGCTTCCACGATGCCGACGTGCGCCCGGAAGGCAAGACATTTGCGGAGAGCACGAAGAACCTCGAAGAGATCGTCGACTATTTTGCCAAGAAGCAGGAAGAGACGGGCGTCAAGCTGCTCTGGGGCACGGCGAACCTGTTTTCCAACCGCCGCTTCATGTCGGGAGCCTCGACCAATCCGGATCCGGACGTGTTTGCCTATTCGGCAGCGACGATCAAGACCTGCATGGATGCCACGATGAAGCTCGGCGGCGACAATTACGTGCTGTGGGGCGGCCGCGAGGGCTATGAGACGCTGCTCAATACCGATCTTTCGCGCGAATTCGAGCAGATGGCACGGATGCTGCATCTCGTCGTCGAATACAAGTACAAGATCGGCTTCAAGGGCACGATCCTGGTCGAGCCGAAGCCGCAGGAGCCGACCAAGCACCAGTATGATTACGACGTCGCAACCGTCTATGGCTTCCTGAAAAAGTATGGCCTTGAAAACGAGGTGAAGATGAATATCGAGCAGGGCCATGCGATCCTTGCCGGCCACACGTTCGAGCATGAACTGGCACTGGCCAATGCGCATGGCATTTTCGGCTCGATCGACATGAACCGCAACGACTACCAGTCGGGCTGGGATACGGACCAGTTCCCCAACAACGTGCCGGAAATGGCGCTGGCCTATTACCAGGTCCTGCTGGCCGGCGGGTTCAAGACCGGCGGCACCAATTTCGACAGCAAGCTGCGCCGTCAGTCGATCGATCCGGCCGACCTTCTGATCGGTCATATCGGCGGCATGGATTGCTGCGCCCGTGGCCTCAAGGCTGCGGCGAAGATGGTGGAAGACGGCGCGCTGTCCAAGCCGCTCGCCGACCGTTACGCCAAGTGGGACAGCCCGGAGGCGCAGAAGATGCTGCGCGGCGAGCTGAAGCTCGAGGAGATCGCTGCCAAGGTGGAGCGGGAGAACATCAATCCCGAGCCGAAATCCGGTCGCCAGGAATATCTGGAAAACGTCGTCAACCGGTATGTATGA
- a CDS encoding LysR family transcriptional regulator, producing the protein MAVEISDLQAFLTVARAGGFREGARVSGGSASGLSDAVRRLETQLGVRLLNRTTRSVAATEAGQGLIDRLAPALAEMEAALDVVNGFRERPAGVLKLNVPVSAARLVLPSIVPGFLAAYPEIRLELMIEDSFVDMIAAGCDAGIRYDERLAQDMIAVPIGPRTQRFAAVASKDYLDRRGRPEHPRDLMQHTCVRNRFASGAMPDWEFERGGETILIDPPTALVVQTGGGVDIMVDCAIAGSGIAFLFEDWLRPYLDSGALEPVLEDWWPEFSGPYLYYPGRRLVPAPLRAFIDFIKAA; encoded by the coding sequence GTGGCAGTGGAAATCAGCGACCTTCAGGCTTTCCTCACCGTAGCGCGAGCCGGCGGCTTTCGCGAGGGGGCGCGGGTCAGCGGCGGCAGTGCATCGGGTCTCAGCGACGCGGTGCGGCGGCTGGAAACGCAGCTGGGGGTCAGGCTCCTCAACCGCACGACCCGCAGCGTGGCGGCGACGGAGGCCGGGCAGGGGCTTATCGACCGGCTGGCACCGGCACTGGCCGAGATGGAGGCGGCGCTCGATGTGGTCAACGGGTTTCGCGAGCGGCCGGCGGGTGTGCTGAAGCTCAACGTGCCGGTTAGTGCCGCGCGGCTGGTGCTGCCATCGATCGTGCCGGGATTTCTCGCCGCCTATCCGGAGATCCGGCTGGAACTGATGATCGAGGACAGTTTCGTCGACATGATCGCCGCGGGCTGCGATGCCGGCATCCGCTATGACGAGCGGCTGGCGCAGGACATGATCGCGGTACCGATCGGGCCGCGTACCCAGCGCTTTGCAGCCGTCGCCTCCAAGGATTATCTCGACCGGCGTGGCCGGCCAGAGCATCCGCGTGACCTGATGCAGCATACCTGCGTTCGTAACCGGTTTGCCAGTGGTGCGATGCCGGACTGGGAGTTCGAACGGGGAGGCGAGACCATTCTGATCGATCCGCCGACGGCGCTCGTCGTGCAGACCGGTGGCGGTGTCGACATCATGGTCGATTGTGCGATTGCCGGCAGCGGTATCGCCTTCCTGTTCGAGGACTGGCTGCGCCCCTATCTCGACAGCGGTGCGCTGGAACCGGTGCTTGAAGACTGGTGGCCGGAATTTTCGGGACCTTATCTTTACTACCCAGGACGGCGGCTGGTGCCGGCGCCGCTCAGGGCCTTCATCGATTTCATCAAAGCGGCATAA
- the xylB gene encoding xylulokinase encodes MYLGLDLGTSGVKAMLIDGDQAIIGSASGALDVSRPHSGWSEQDPAHWIRACEEAIAGLKAAHPAELSAVKGIGLSGQMHGATLLDADDKVLRPCILWNDTRSFHEAAALDADPRFRKITGNIVFPGFTAPKLAWVKKNEPEIFAKVAKVLLPKDYLRLWLTGEHISEMSDSAGTSWFDTGARAWSAELLAATDLSEEQMPSLVEGTDEAGRLRGELAAKWGISGDVVVAGGAGDNAASACGMGTVKEGQAFVSLGTSGVLFAANGSYLPKPESAVHAFCHALPNTWHQMGVILSAADAINWHAKVMGKPAAELSGELGETLKAPTGVTFLPYLSGERTPHNDAVIRGAFIGLEHESSRVVLTQAVLEGVTFAIRDSFEALKSAGTSIGRVTAIGGGSRSRYWLSSIATALGVPVDIPADGDFGAAFGAARLGLIAATGADPVSVCSAPKTEKTIDPVTGLTEAYEVAYRRYRAAYPAIRSIAG; translated from the coding sequence ATGTATCTCGGTCTCGATCTCGGCACTTCCGGCGTCAAGGCGATGCTGATCGACGGTGATCAGGCGATCATCGGTTCCGCCAGCGGAGCGCTCGACGTGTCGCGTCCGCATTCGGGCTGGTCGGAACAGGACCCGGCGCATTGGATCCGCGCTTGCGAAGAGGCGATCGCGGGGCTGAAGGCGGCGCATCCGGCGGAACTCTCGGCGGTCAAGGGTATCGGCCTGTCCGGTCAGATGCATGGTGCGACGCTGCTCGATGCCGATGACAAGGTGTTGCGCCCCTGCATCCTGTGGAACGATACGCGTTCCTTCCATGAGGCCGCGGCACTCGACGCCGATCCACGGTTCCGCAAGATCACCGGCAATATCGTCTTTCCGGGCTTTACCGCGCCGAAACTTGCCTGGGTGAAGAAGAACGAACCGGAGATCTTTGCCAAGGTTGCCAAGGTTCTCCTGCCGAAGGACTATCTCAGGCTCTGGTTGACCGGAGAGCATATTTCGGAAATGTCGGATTCGGCCGGGACCTCGTGGTTCGATACCGGTGCGCGCGCATGGTCGGCAGAGCTTCTCGCCGCGACCGATCTTTCCGAAGAGCAGATGCCGTCACTGGTCGAGGGCACGGACGAGGCCGGCAGGCTGCGCGGTGAACTGGCGGCCAAATGGGGTATTTCCGGGGATGTCGTTGTCGCCGGTGGGGCGGGGGATAATGCAGCTTCCGCCTGCGGCATGGGCACGGTCAAGGAAGGCCAGGCCTTCGTGTCGCTCGGCACGTCCGGCGTGCTGTTTGCCGCCAACGGTTCCTATCTGCCGAAGCCGGAAAGCGCCGTGCATGCCTTCTGCCACGCGCTGCCGAACACATGGCACCAGATGGGCGTCATCCTGTCTGCGGCGGATGCGATCAACTGGCATGCAAAGGTTATGGGCAAGCCTGCCGCAGAACTGTCCGGCGAACTTGGCGAGACACTGAAGGCACCGACAGGCGTCACCTTCCTTCCCTATCTCTCCGGCGAACGTACGCCGCATAACGATGCCGTCATCCGCGGCGCATTCATCGGGCTGGAGCATGAATCGAGCCGCGTGGTGCTGACCCAGGCGGTGCTTGAGGGCGTGACCTTCGCGATCAGGGATTCGTTCGAGGCACTGAAATCCGCCGGCACGTCGATCGGCCGCGTGACGGCGATCGGCGGCGGTTCGCGTTCGCGTTACTGGCTGTCTTCGATCGCGACGGCGCTTGGCGTGCCGGTCGATATTCCGGCGGATGGCGATTTCGGGGCGGCCTTCGGTGCCGCCCGTCTCGGCCTGATCGCGGCAACGGGTGCCGATCCGGTTTCCGTCTGCTCGGCGCCGAAGACAGAAAAGACCATCGATCCGGTGACCGGCCTGACGGAAGCCTATGAGGTGGCCTATCGTCGTTACCGCGCTGCCTATCCCGCAATCCGCTCCATCGCGGGCTGA
- a CDS encoding LacI family DNA-binding transcriptional regulator codes for MKPTVHDIARSAGVSLATVDRVLNGRPGVRHVTRERVEQAISSLGYVRDVAAANLAKGRTYSFAFVLPSNDNSFMISLHDEVGQAISRSGPERTRIRIVDVPPFDARALALALNQLAADMPDGIAFVAVEGEEVHAAVARLKEAGIAVVTLVSDLPGSARDHFAGIDNNAAGRTAANLLGRFLGGRDGTIAVVAGSMLVRDHRERLEGFSAVMSKDFPRFGVLPVMEARDDPALAAELLAALLASRSDIIGLYSLGAGNRGIVHALAEMAADARPMVVAHELNRTTTSALANGLIDAVLNQDAGHEVRSAIRVLKGKVEGLPVIAAQERIRIDIFLKDNMP; via the coding sequence ATGAAGCCCACGGTCCATGATATCGCGCGCAGCGCAGGCGTCAGCCTTGCGACCGTCGATCGCGTTCTCAACGGGCGGCCGGGCGTGCGGCATGTCACGCGCGAGCGGGTGGAGCAGGCGATATCGAGCCTCGGCTATGTGCGGGACGTGGCGGCTGCAAACCTTGCCAAGGGGCGCACCTATTCCTTCGCCTTCGTACTGCCGAGCAACGACAATTCCTTCATGATCAGCCTGCATGACGAGGTCGGCCAGGCGATTTCGCGCTCCGGCCCGGAACGCACGCGAATCCGCATCGTCGATGTGCCGCCCTTCGATGCGCGGGCGCTGGCCCTGGCGCTCAATCAGCTGGCTGCCGACATGCCGGATGGCATTGCCTTCGTTGCCGTCGAGGGCGAGGAGGTGCATGCGGCCGTGGCGCGGCTGAAGGAGGCCGGGATTGCGGTCGTCACTTTGGTCTCGGATCTTCCCGGATCGGCCCGCGATCATTTTGCCGGGATAGACAACAATGCTGCCGGCCGGACGGCCGCCAACCTACTCGGACGCTTCCTCGGCGGGCGCGACGGCACGATCGCGGTCGTTGCCGGTTCCATGCTGGTGCGTGACCATCGCGAGCGGCTGGAAGGGTTTTCCGCCGTGATGAGCAAGGATTTTCCGCGTTTCGGTGTTCTCCCGGTGATGGAGGCACGCGACGACCCGGCGTTGGCCGCCGAACTTCTGGCGGCGCTGCTTGCCAGCCGCTCGGACATCATTGGCCTTTACAGTCTGGGTGCCGGCAATCGCGGCATCGTGCACGCACTGGCTGAAATGGCTGCGGACGCCCGTCCGATGGTCGTTGCGCATGAACTCAACAGGACAACGACATCAGCGCTTGCCAACGGCCTCATCGATGCCGTTCTCAACCAGGATGCCGGCCACGAGGTGCGCAGCGCCATCCGGGTGCTGAAGGGCAAGGTGGAGGGGCTGCCGGTGATCGCCGCGCAGGAGCGCATCCGTATCGACATATTCCTGAAGGACAACATGCCCTGA
- a CDS encoding DHA2 family efflux MFS transporter permease subunit, which produces MAGSAGNTAGTATGSIPAAPPKAEEHMPVGRLIAFFAMVLGMFMSILDIQIVSASLSEIQAGLSAGSDEIGWVQTSYLIAEVIMIPLSGTLARIVSTRYLFAFSAAGFTAASALAATASNIDQMIVYRAIQGFIGGGMIPSVFAAAFTIFPPSKRSIVSPIIGLIATLAPTIGPTVGGYLSNAFSWHWLFLVNIIPGIIVSIVTWNFIDFDKPEWGLIKKFDWWGLASMAVFLGALEYVLEEGNTNDWFNDNFIVAGAIASAVGAVIFFYRAFTIEFPVVDLTAFANRNFAFGSVFSFAMGIGLYGLTYLYPVYLSEIRGYDSLMIGETMFVSGLAMFFTAPIAGRLSTLMDLRLMMIIGFVSFASGTYIMTGITDDWDFYELFLPQVLRGFGMMLCMVPINNIALGTMPPARMRGASGLFNLTRNLGGAVGLAIISTLLSNRQDVHYERMREHLDWGNSTAVDQLSSMASNLEAHGLEGTTGAIKQMVNMVTQQAVVMSFSDVFLLLTILFGCLVFGVAMIEKPSPQVTGRSGGGGGH; this is translated from the coding sequence ATGGCTGGGAGCGCAGGTAACACCGCTGGGACCGCCACAGGATCGATCCCGGCAGCTCCTCCCAAGGCGGAAGAGCATATGCCGGTCGGCCGGCTCATCGCATTTTTCGCGATGGTACTCGGCATGTTCATGTCGATCCTCGACATCCAGATCGTGTCGGCATCGCTGTCGGAAATCCAGGCGGGCCTTTCGGCCGGCTCGGACGAAATCGGCTGGGTGCAGACATCCTATCTGATCGCCGAAGTGATCATGATCCCGCTGTCAGGCACTCTGGCGCGGATCGTCTCGACCCGGTATCTGTTCGCCTTCTCGGCGGCCGGCTTCACTGCGGCGAGCGCGCTTGCGGCGACGGCGTCGAATATCGACCAGATGATCGTCTATCGCGCGATCCAGGGCTTTATCGGCGGCGGCATGATCCCGTCGGTCTTCGCGGCTGCCTTTACCATCTTCCCGCCATCCAAGCGGTCGATCGTCTCGCCGATCATCGGCCTGATCGCGACGCTGGCGCCGACCATCGGCCCGACGGTCGGTGGCTATCTGTCCAATGCGTTTTCCTGGCACTGGCTGTTTCTCGTCAACATCATTCCCGGCATCATCGTCTCGATCGTCACCTGGAACTTCATCGATTTCGACAAGCCCGAATGGGGGTTGATCAAGAAATTCGACTGGTGGGGCCTGGCGTCCATGGCGGTGTTCCTCGGTGCGCTGGAATACGTGCTGGAAGAGGGAAATACCAACGACTGGTTCAACGATAACTTCATCGTGGCCGGGGCGATTGCGTCGGCTGTCGGTGCCGTCATCTTCTTCTACCGGGCGTTCACCATCGAGTTTCCGGTGGTGGACCTGACGGCTTTCGCCAACCGCAATTTCGCCTTCGGTTCGGTGTTCTCGTTTGCCATGGGGATCGGCCTTTACGGACTGACCTACCTTTATCCGGTCTATCTGAGTGAGATCCGCGGTTACGACAGTCTGATGATCGGCGAGACGATGTTCGTCTCGGGTCTGGCGATGTTCTTCACCGCGCCGATTGCCGGTCGGTTGTCGACACTGATGGATCTCAGGCTGATGATGATCATCGGCTTCGTCAGCTTCGCCTCCGGCACCTATATCATGACCGGCATCACGGACGACTGGGACTTTTACGAGCTGTTCCTGCCTCAGGTGCTGCGCGGTTTCGGCATGATGCTCTGCATGGTGCCGATCAACAATATCGCGCTCGGCACGATGCCGCCGGCCCGCATGCGCGGGGCATCCGGCCTTTTCAACCTGACCCGAAACCTCGGCGGCGCCGTCGGGCTCGCGATCATCAGCACGCTTCTGTCCAACCGCCAGGACGTCCATTACGAGCGCATGCGCGAACATCTGGACTGGGGCAATTCGACCGCTGTCGACCAGTTGAGCAGCATGGCGTCCAACCTCGAAGCTCATGGCCTCGAGGGGACGACCGGCGCCATCAAGCAGATGGTCAACATGGTCACCCAGCAGGCCGTGGTGATGTCGTTCAGCGACGTCTTCCTGTTGCTGACCATTTTGTTCGGCTGCCTGGTGTTCGGGGTGGCAATGATCGAGAAACCGTCGCCGCAGGTGACCGGGCGCAGCGGAGGTGGCGGCGGCCATTGA
- a CDS encoding HlyD family secretion protein, whose product MTASKNAGALRTVTNDDANASEATVQEQAAPVTAEASPAAPAQAQQAPAPVAAAPKKKRGVVLPIVVLALLAGGAWYGYDWWTTGRFMVSTDDAYIEGDIATITPKLTAFVSKVSVVANQQVKAGDVLVTLDNGDYQNALDQAAAAVETEKLTLSRIDAQVEGAQASLAQSQASQVALQAAVRGAEITQKRQAELAAKSVGTAADLDSANVALDQAKANLVGGQAAIKSAEANVTILQAEKKEAEGQVRTLELQRDKAARDLSFTVLKAPYDGVVGNRSVQEGDLVSPGQKLMALVPTRQLYIDANFKETQIQHLEPGSKVKVYVDAYSDDPIIGTVESLAPASGAVFSLLPPENATGNFTKIIQRVPVRIALPQDALDTGRLRAGLSVVVDVDTRTAPGK is encoded by the coding sequence ATGACGGCCTCCAAGAATGCCGGCGCTCTGCGCACAGTGACCAATGACGACGCGAACGCGAGCGAAGCTACCGTTCAGGAGCAGGCTGCACCGGTGACCGCCGAGGCCAGCCCCGCTGCGCCCGCGCAGGCTCAGCAGGCACCGGCTCCCGTTGCCGCCGCACCGAAGAAGAAGCGCGGCGTGGTGTTGCCGATCGTGGTTCTGGCACTGCTCGCCGGGGGCGCGTGGTATGGTTACGACTGGTGGACGACCGGCCGCTTCATGGTGTCCACCGACGACGCCTATATCGAGGGCGATATCGCCACGATCACGCCGAAGCTCACCGCCTTCGTCTCGAAGGTCAGTGTCGTCGCCAACCAGCAGGTCAAGGCCGGCGATGTGCTCGTCACGCTCGACAATGGCGACTATCAGAACGCCCTGGATCAGGCTGCCGCGGCAGTGGAGACCGAGAAGCTGACGCTCAGCCGGATCGATGCTCAGGTTGAGGGGGCGCAGGCAAGCCTCGCCCAGTCGCAGGCTTCGCAGGTGGCGCTTCAGGCCGCCGTTCGCGGCGCCGAGATCACCCAGAAGCGTCAGGCGGAACTCGCCGCCAAGTCCGTCGGCACGGCTGCCGATCTCGACAGCGCCAATGTCGCGCTCGATCAGGCCAAGGCCAATCTCGTCGGCGGTCAGGCCGCCATCAAGTCGGCCGAAGCGAATGTCACCATTCTCCAGGCGGAGAAGAAGGAAGCCGAAGGCCAGGTGCGCACGCTGGAACTGCAGCGTGACAAGGCTGCCCGCGACCTGTCGTTCACGGTGCTGAAGGCTCCCTATGACGGCGTTGTCGGCAATCGCTCGGTACAGGAAGGCGATCTCGTTTCGCCTGGCCAGAAGCTGATGGCGCTTGTGCCGACCCGCCAGCTCTATATCGACGCCAACTTCAAGGAAACCCAGATCCAGCATCTGGAGCCGGGCTCCAAGGTCAAGGTCTATGTCGACGCCTATAGCGACGATCCCATCATCGGCACGGTTGAATCGCTTGCTCCGGCATCGGGCGCCGTCTTCTCGCTGCTGCCGCCGGAAAATGCCACGGGCAACTTCACCAAGATCATCCAGCGCGTGCCGGTGCGTATCGCCCTGCCGCAGGATGCGCTCGACACCGGTCGTCTTCGTGCCGGTCTGAGTGTGGTCGTCGATGTCGATACCCGTACGGCACCGGGCAAGTAA